From the genome of Ovis aries strain OAR_USU_Benz2616 breed Rambouillet chromosome 5, ARS-UI_Ramb_v3.0, whole genome shotgun sequence:
CGATGAAGACATAGGAGAGGACGATGAGGAATAAGCAGCCCATCAGGGCCGTGACACAAAGCAGAATCACAGCCATGGAGACAGAGGCTGTCTCCTTCCCACAGGCCAACTTCAAGAGGGAAAACACGTGGCAGAGAAAATGGTGAATCACATTAGACCCACAGAAGGTGAGGTGAAAAATGATCAATGTCAACATCATCCCcatgactgagccaccagcccAGCAACAGGACACAAGACGGGCACAGTCACGTGTGCTCACGAGCATGTTGTAGCGCAgggggtggcagatggccacgtagcggtcGTAGCCCATGATCATGAGCAGGAAGGAGTGGGTGAAGCCAAACGTGAAGGAGAAGAACATCTGGCTGGCACAGGCCACAAAGGTGATGGAGCGGTGGGTGGAGAGCATGTCTACCAACATTCGAGGGGTGACCGCAACAGTGAACAGGATCTCGGAGATGGAGAGGGCGCACAGGAAGaggtacatgggggtgtggaggctGTGCTCCCTCCAGATGGTGCCCATGATGAGCAGGTTGCCCAGCAGTGTGAACAGGTACATCAGCAGGTACAGCAGGAAGAAGGTGGGCAGGAGCTGCTGAGGGAAGTTGGAGAAGCCGATGAGGATGAATTCAGACACTGTGCTGTAGTTCTGAGCAGATGAGGATGCTGCATCTGGTGAGATCAGAAGCAAGATGAAGGCACAGTGGTTACAACAGAGGCTCTTCCATAGATAATGGACAATTGAAGAGCTCTATACTATATAACTtcctaagcttccctggtggctcagatggtaaagaatatagctgcaatgtggaagacccagtttccatccctggttggggagatcccttatagaagggaatggcaatccactccagtattcttgaaagcagaattccatggacaggggagcctggcaggctacaatccatggggtcacaaagggtctcccaggactgagccactaacactttcacttcatattaTATAACTGTTTTTTAAACTTGTCTGGGTCTCAAAATCTTCATCAGTAAGATGGAGTAAATCATAGTAATTCCTGCCATTCATCTTTGTAATAATGATAAAGCAAGACACAGATAAAGCAGACACACACAATCAAGGTCATATTCCCTTCAATATTGTGCCTATTCTAGAACACATATATTTGGATATTGAGGTTCTAAATTTTTTTTGAGAgtctttgtcctttattgagtagcccttttatatttatttaaattctgtttGACTGGTACTCACTTCAGCATCTTATTTTGAATGATGTATTACATTCCTAAAGAAGCATAAGCAAAGGTTTGAAAATAAAGGAATAGGCTGCAACCAAAGAAAGAACCCACATGGCagaactaagacctggtgcagtcaataaaataaataaatacttttatttttttttctttttactttattttactttacaatactgtgttggttttggcatacattgacatgaatccaccacaggtgtacatgcgatcccaaacatgaaccccccctcccacctcccaccccacatcatccctctggatcatccccatgccccagccacaagcatcctgcatcctgcattgaacatagactggcgattcatttcttacatgatagtatacatgtttcaatgccattctcccaaatcatccgaccctctccctctccctcagggtccaaaagtctgctctgcatatctgtgtctcttttgctgtcttgcatacagggtcatcattaccatctttctaaatttcatatatatgtgttagtatattgtattggtgtttttctttctgacttacttcactctgtataatcagctccagtttcatccatctcattagaactgattcaaatgtattctttttaatagctgagtaatattccattgtgtatatgtaccacagctttgttacccattcatctgctgatggacatctaggttgtttccatgtcctggctattataaacagtgctgtgatgaacattggggtacatgtgtctctttctattctggtttccttggtgtgtatgcccagctgtgggattgctgggtcataaggcaggtaaacttccaaactcattctatgaggccaccatcaccctaataccaaaacctgacaaagatgccacataaaaagaaaactacaggccaatatcactgatgaacatagatgcaaaaatcctcaacaaaattctagcaatcagaatccaagaatacattaaaaagatcatacaccatgaccaaatgggctttatcctagggatgcaaggattcttcaatatctgcgaatcaatcaatgtaattcaccacattaacatattgaaaaataaaagccatatgattatctcaatagatgcagagaaggcctttgacaaaattcaacatccatttatgataaaaactctccagaaagcaggaatagaaggaacatacctcaatgtaataaaagctatatatgacaaacccacagcaaacattatcctcagtggtgaaaaatggaaagcatttcccctaaagtcaggaacaagacaaggatgcctactttcaccgctactattcaacatagttctggaagttttggccacagcaatcagagcagaaaaagaaatgaaaggaatccaaattggaaaagaagaagtcaaactctcactgtttgcagatgacattttcctctacatagaaaaccctagaaaattactagagctaatcaatgaatatagtaaagttgcgagatataaaatcaacacacagaaatcccttgcattcttatacactaataatgagaaagtagaaaaagaaattaaggaaacaattccattcaccattgcaacgaaaagaataaaatactcaggaatatatctacctaaagaaactaaagacctatatatagaaaactataaaacactgatgaaagaaatcaaagaggacactagtagatggagaaatataccatgttcatggatcggaagaatcaatatagtgaaaatgagtatactacccaaagcaatctacagattcaatacaatccctatcaagctaccagcggtatttttcacagaactagaacaaataatttcaagatttgtatggaaatacaaaaaacctcgaatagccaaagcaatcttgagaaagaagaatggaactggaggaatcaacctgcctgacttcaggctctactacaaagccacagtcatcaagacagtacggtactggcacaaagacagaaatatagatcaatggaacaaaatagaaagcccagagataaatccacacacctatggacaccttatctttgacaaaggaggcaagaatatacaatggagtaaagacaatctctttaacaagtggtgctgggaaaacttgtacaagaatgaaactagatcactttctaacaccgcacacaaaaataaactcaaaatggattaaagatctaaacgtaagaccagaaactataaaactcctagaggagaacataggcaaaacactctccgacataaatcacagcaggatcctctatgagccacctcccagaattctggaaataaaagcaaaaataaacaaatgagatctaattaaaattaaaggcttctgcacaacaaaggaaactataagcaaggtgaaaagacagccttctgaatgggagaaaataatagcaaatgaagcaactgacaaacaactaatctcaaaaatatacaagcaacttatgcagctcaattccagaaaaataaacgacccaatcaaaaaatgggccaaagaactaaatagacatttgtcaaaagaagacatacggatggctaacaaacacatgaaaatatgctcaacgtcactcattattagagaaatgcaaatcaagaccacaatgaggtaccacctcacaccagtcagaatggctgcgatccaaaaatctgcaagcaataaatgctggagagggtgtgaagaaaagggaaccctcttacattgttggtgggaatgcaaagtagtacagccactatggagaacagtgtgaagat
Proteins encoded in this window:
- the LOC101120492 gene encoding olfactory receptor 10H4-like, with protein sequence MYLFTLLGNLLIMGTIWREHSLHTPMYLFLCALSISEILFTVAVTPRMLVDMLSTHRSITFVACASQMFFSFTFGFTHSFLLMIMGYDRYVAICHPLRYNMLVSTRDCARLVSCCWAGGSVMGMMLTLIIFHLTFCGSNVIHHFLCHVFSLLKLACGKETASVSMAVILLCVTALMGCLFLIVLSYVFIVAAILRIPSTEGRHKTFSTCVSHLTIVVVHYGFASLIYLKPRGAHSMDNNTLMATTYTVFTPFLSPIIFSLRNKELKNAIQRNFRRTFCPLTS